One window of the Rhipicephalus sanguineus isolate Rsan-2018 chromosome 4, BIME_Rsan_1.4, whole genome shotgun sequence genome contains the following:
- the LOC119390719 gene encoding uncharacterized protein LOC119390719 isoform X1, which yields MATVRKLLSVLVFYALSYCPAYSLSEFCYRLAPQQITAVATPCYYPCMPLSSYIQPIIHMQQEMDGAPCSIPGGRNHGHQVSQCMGGICLPPMSSHALKRGKRGCLLVLAAKKIIGKVKEARERKRTLEGSRAAGFSGASSGRSDGGAGIGGGGVIGGLAGSASGLGSDGPGGASGSSPGSFVGAGGLGNGGSGGAFRPSPGSFGGAGGLGNSSSGGASGSSPGSFGGAGGLGNRGSGGVFGPSPGSFGGAGGLGNGGSGGASGSSPGSFGGAGGLGNRRSGGAFGPSPGSFGGAGGLGHGGSGGTSASSPGSFGGADIGTAGIFPEGFAGSFKEGGAGSSAASASGNGGGAGMSGAGAVGGWGGRAGRLVTGPSGGVSGSLPGIFA from the exons ACAGCTGTGGCTACTCCGTGCTACTACCCTTGTATGCCGCTGTCAAGCTACATACAGCCTATAATACATATGCAGCAGGAGATGGATGGAGCGCCCTGCTCT ATTCCAGGCGGTCGCAACCATGGCCATCAG GTATCTCAATGCATGGGCGGCATCTGCCTGCCGCCGATGTCATCCCACGCACTAAAACGCGGTAAAAGAGGATGCCTGCTCGTTCTAGCAGCGAAGAAGATAATAGGAAAGGTGAaggaagcgagagagagaaaaaggactCTTGAAGGCTCTAGAGCGGCGGGGTTCTCCGGAGCAAGTAGCGGTAGAAGCGATGGCGGAGCCGGCATAGGCGGTGGTGGAGTGATTGGAGGATTGGCAGGTAGTGCTAGCGGACTAGGCAGTGATGGCCCAGGGGGAGCATCTGGATCTTCTCCAGGAAGCTTTGTAGGAGCTGGCGGACTAGGGAATGGCGGCTCAGGAGGAGCGTTTAGACCTTCGCCAGGAAGCTTTGGAGGAGCTGGCGGACTAGGGAATAGCAGCTCAGGAGGGGCATCTGGATCTTCGCCAGGAAGCTTTGGAGGAGCTGGCGGCCTAGGCAATCGCGGCTCAGGTGGAGTGTTTGGACCTTCGCCAGGAAGCTTTGGAGGAGCTGGCGGACTAGGGAATGGCGGCTCAGGAGGAGCATCTGGATCTTCGCCAGGAAGCTTTGGAGGAGCTGGCGGCCTAGGCAATCGCCGCTCAGGAGGAGCGTTCGGACCTTCGCCAGGAAGCTTTGGAGGAGCTGGCGGACTAGGGCATGGTGGCTCAGGAGGAACATCTGCATCTTCGCCAGGAAGCTTTGGAGGAGCTGACATAGGCACTGCTGGAATATTTCCGGAAGGTTTTGCCGGATCATTTAAGGAAGGAGGTGCTGGGTCCTCCGCAGCAAGTGCCAGTGGTAACGGTGGTGGAGCCGGCATGAGTGGTGCTGGAGCAGTTGGAGGATGGGGAGGTCGTGCTGGCAGACTAGTCACTGGTCCGTCAGGTGGAGTGTCTGGATCTTTGCCAGGAATCTTTGCATGA